In a single window of the Agromyces sp. H17E-10 genome:
- a CDS encoding glycosyltransferase family 2 protein, protein MTNTEPTEALGRRTTYGEASDPPLLSVVVPTHDVRPWIGETVQSLLDQELEELEIIVVDDHSMDGTLEFLTDIARDDSRVRIIEATEVGGAAARNTAMRLARGRYLAFCDADDLVPPTAYRALVESLESTGSDIAFGDYLKFSPTTTWRPTSGWPAYSEPRRSVAVAEHPSLIRGRAVWNKVFRREFWEGIDVEFPETPRSNDIVPMLTSYLAADRIDVIDDVVYLYRERPGASSMTARAASAGSLLAYLEQESACATLITLASDAGLSSTYAGVFYEADGWKHLRDHLAEADRDTSHDDAIAQVLTTIMDGLPSFRFNRLSRIRRAVFELARSGELDAASALVRVTEPHPLHRPDHVGLWNLVLDRLRMRGDQATAQEAVRMLTPLITEQIRLGSPDDDDELVVLIRSAEHASQTDPWRPLRRVPELDGSTQLDDGALLDRLRASRAAAHRITTVTVERGAVTISGLAHADTVELAFRDNATDRRFAVVVTHDSDGDGHGAAWTTATTRSTSLPTGVRLHLVAHGEDDVSTLVSFPRDVAFATPYDRLARFDVGRSGEGGMWIERRPHWTVRGAKRTYHALRAAVTKGR, encoded by the coding sequence ATGACGAACACTGAGCCGACCGAAGCGCTCGGCAGGCGGACGACGTACGGGGAGGCATCCGATCCTCCCCTGCTCAGCGTGGTCGTCCCCACCCACGACGTCAGGCCGTGGATCGGCGAGACGGTGCAGTCGCTCCTCGATCAGGAGCTCGAAGAACTCGAGATCATCGTCGTCGACGATCACTCCATGGACGGAACGCTCGAGTTCCTGACCGACATCGCCCGCGACGATTCGAGGGTGCGGATCATCGAGGCGACGGAGGTGGGCGGAGCGGCAGCCCGCAACACGGCGATGCGCCTCGCGCGGGGGCGCTACCTCGCATTCTGCGACGCCGATGACCTCGTACCTCCGACCGCCTATCGCGCTCTGGTCGAATCACTTGAATCGACGGGCTCGGACATCGCGTTCGGCGACTACTTGAAGTTCTCCCCGACGACGACGTGGCGGCCCACGAGCGGGTGGCCGGCCTATTCGGAGCCACGCCGTTCAGTCGCCGTCGCCGAGCATCCGTCGCTCATCCGTGGACGCGCGGTCTGGAACAAGGTGTTCCGACGCGAGTTCTGGGAGGGCATCGACGTCGAGTTCCCGGAGACGCCTCGTTCCAACGACATCGTCCCGATGCTCACGAGCTACCTCGCCGCGGATCGCATCGACGTGATCGACGACGTCGTGTACCTCTATCGAGAACGCCCCGGCGCCTCGTCGATGACCGCGCGCGCGGCGTCAGCTGGTTCCCTGCTCGCGTACCTCGAACAGGAGTCGGCCTGCGCGACGCTGATCACACTGGCCTCGGACGCCGGACTCAGCTCCACGTACGCCGGCGTGTTCTACGAGGCCGATGGCTGGAAACACCTTCGCGACCACCTCGCCGAAGCCGATCGAGACACCTCGCACGACGACGCCATAGCTCAGGTGCTCACCACGATCATGGACGGGCTCCCGTCGTTCCGATTCAATCGACTCAGCCGGATCCGACGTGCGGTCTTCGAGCTGGCACGAAGCGGCGAGCTCGACGCCGCCTCCGCCCTCGTCCGCGTCACCGAGCCGCACCCACTGCACAGGCCCGATCACGTCGGGCTCTGGAACCTCGTCCTCGACCGGCTTCGGATGCGCGGCGACCAGGCGACCGCCCAAGAAGCGGTCCGGATGCTCACACCGCTCATCACCGAGCAGATCCGCCTCGGCAGTCCGGACGACGACGACGAACTCGTCGTTCTGATCAGGTCGGCGGAGCACGCTTCGCAGACCGATCCGTGGCGACCGCTCCGCCGGGTGCCCGAGCTCGACGGATCGACGCAACTCGACGACGGCGCGCTCCTCGACCGCCTGCGGGCGAGCCGAGCCGCCGCCCATCGCATCACGACGGTCACGGTGGAACGAGGTGCCGTCACGATCTCGGGTCTCGCCCACGCGGACACGGTCGAGCTCGCGTTCCGCGACAACGCGACCGATCGGCGCTTCGCGGTCGTCGTGACGCACGATTCCGACGGCGACGGGCACGGCGCGGCCTGGACCACGGCGACCACCCGATCGACGAGCCTGCCGACCGGCGTGCGGCTGCACCTCGTGGCGCACGGTGAAGACGACGTGAGCACGCTCGTCTCGTTTCCCCGCGACGTCGCGTTCGCGACGCCATATGACCGCCTCGCCCGTTTCGACGTCGGACGAAGCGGTGAGGGCGGCATGTGGATCGAGCGCCGTCCCCACTGGACCGTCCGCGGGGCGAAGCGCACGTACCACGCGCTTCGTGCAGCGGTGACGAAGGGCCGCTAG
- a CDS encoding glycosyltransferase: MTSDLEERVLGVRCVRWNPIRADEHGGLAPVSNFGDLLGPMIARRIVELERVRLTPSKSRRALTVGSVMHFAAAGDVVWGSGVNGKIATQPLPPSLDVRAVRGPLTRAVLTARGIQAPEVFGDPALLLARLWPDLERLTTSKNRSILVVPNLNESDRFPPEATRSPIGAPREIIADIASSEFVTGTSLHALVVADALGVPSRPIAPESESVFKYLDYYAGTGRPDVVFARTIDEARSLGPIQPPDVDLDLLLDTFPIDLWTGSASPVPVGHPTYLAMREDAAAQRDRLREGLAGGSAPETDAALGRLEMLSLRNPPLDGLTSEELAATGLQRTQDDRPFEEPLLSVVIPAHNVLPWLGETLESVLSQQVDLEVIVVDDHSTDGTQEVIRRIAADDPRVRFVDSVTRGGGTARNVGADHARGRYLAFCDGDDLVAPDAYRKLVDSLERSGSDIAFGDYVKFSPTRTWSPTANWAAYREDRQGIRLTDEPSLLNGRPCWNKVFRRSFWNGISARFPDVPRSNDIVPMVMSYLAADSIDVLPDVVYLYRERPGSSSMTARAESAASLLSYLTQELACARMIAAAGSPELSEVYATLILDRDGWVHLTRYLRSPQRDETRDDEIAMLVRQLLDTVAADRTLLRARAKRAVFDLVHLGKMELAAAVAILFSGDESSSSRRLASWQRIVDGPAVDGVDLLADAFFASRLTDAIAREVVQGSATDDDAVIGLVRSIPPGRRSLLQPVPEVADALEASETSIRRELTESRRRDAELVVLESGGSITLTLRSDGDASDVPALFDESTGLVVALRPVREGAGRADDRPIVRGRISAGRVPPARALRPVLLNRENGRVMSIRFAARTPEYSPFDRFLLHFDDRGVLIERRATWLVRAARRGARAARRRLPFSAR; encoded by the coding sequence GTGACGAGCGACCTGGAAGAGCGCGTGCTCGGCGTGCGATGCGTGCGTTGGAACCCCATTCGCGCCGACGAACACGGTGGGCTCGCACCGGTCTCGAACTTCGGCGATCTCCTCGGACCGATGATCGCGCGTCGGATCGTCGAGCTCGAGCGGGTGCGCCTCACCCCCTCGAAGAGCCGACGTGCGCTCACGGTGGGGTCCGTCATGCATTTCGCCGCGGCCGGCGACGTCGTCTGGGGGTCGGGGGTCAACGGCAAGATCGCGACCCAGCCGCTTCCGCCGTCATTGGACGTTCGCGCGGTACGCGGCCCGCTCACCCGCGCCGTGCTGACCGCGCGCGGCATCCAGGCTCCCGAGGTCTTCGGCGACCCCGCACTGCTGCTGGCCCGGCTGTGGCCGGACCTCGAGCGGCTGACGACGTCGAAGAACCGATCGATCCTCGTCGTCCCGAATCTCAACGAATCGGACCGGTTCCCGCCCGAGGCCACCCGATCGCCGATCGGAGCCCCTCGGGAGATCATCGCCGACATCGCGTCGAGCGAGTTCGTGACGGGTACCTCGCTGCACGCCCTCGTGGTGGCGGATGCCCTCGGCGTACCGTCGCGACCGATCGCCCCGGAGTCCGAGAGCGTCTTCAAGTACCTCGACTACTACGCGGGAACGGGACGACCCGACGTCGTGTTCGCACGAACGATCGACGAGGCACGCTCGCTCGGGCCCATCCAACCGCCGGACGTCGACCTCGACCTCCTCCTGGATACGTTCCCGATCGATCTCTGGACCGGCTCTGCGTCTCCGGTCCCGGTGGGACACCCGACGTACCTGGCGATGCGCGAAGACGCGGCCGCACAACGCGACCGCCTGCGCGAGGGGCTTGCAGGCGGATCCGCGCCCGAGACCGACGCTGCGCTCGGTCGTCTGGAGATGCTCAGCCTGCGCAATCCCCCACTCGACGGTCTCACCAGCGAGGAGCTCGCCGCGACCGGCTTGCAGCGCACGCAGGATGACCGACCATTCGAAGAGCCCCTGCTCTCCGTAGTGATCCCGGCGCACAACGTGCTTCCATGGCTCGGCGAGACCCTCGAGTCCGTGCTCAGCCAGCAGGTCGATCTCGAGGTGATCGTGGTCGACGACCACTCGACCGACGGCACGCAGGAAGTCATTCGTCGCATCGCCGCCGACGACCCGAGGGTCCGCTTCGTCGATTCGGTCACGAGGGGCGGCGGCACTGCGCGAAACGTCGGAGCCGATCATGCGCGAGGGCGATACCTCGCCTTCTGCGACGGCGACGACCTCGTCGCTCCCGACGCCTACCGCAAGCTGGTGGACAGCCTCGAACGATCCGGTTCCGACATCGCGTTCGGCGACTATGTGAAGTTCTCACCCACGCGCACCTGGTCGCCCACTGCGAACTGGGCCGCGTATCGCGAAGACCGACAGGGTATCCGGCTGACCGACGAGCCGTCGCTGTTGAACGGACGGCCGTGCTGGAACAAGGTGTTCCGTCGGTCCTTCTGGAATGGGATATCGGCCCGATTCCCGGATGTACCGCGCTCGAACGACATCGTTCCGATGGTCATGTCGTACCTCGCGGCAGATTCCATCGATGTCCTCCCAGACGTCGTGTACCTCTATCGCGAGCGCCCGGGTTCCAGCTCGATGACGGCTCGCGCTGAGTCGGCCGCCTCCCTCCTGAGCTACCTGACCCAGGAGCTCGCGTGCGCCCGGATGATCGCCGCGGCCGGTTCCCCCGAGCTCAGCGAGGTCTACGCGACCCTGATCCTCGATCGCGACGGTTGGGTCCACCTCACGCGATACCTGCGATCGCCGCAACGCGACGAGACTCGCGACGACGAGATCGCGATGCTCGTCCGCCAACTCCTCGATACCGTTGCCGCGGACCGCACCCTTCTCCGCGCCCGCGCGAAGCGGGCCGTCTTCGATCTCGTACACCTCGGCAAGATGGAGCTCGCGGCCGCGGTCGCCATCCTGTTCAGCGGAGACGAGTCTTCGTCGTCGCGGAGGCTGGCGAGCTGGCAGCGGATCGTCGACGGCCCGGCCGTGGACGGCGTCGACCTCCTCGCCGACGCGTTCTTCGCAAGTCGTCTGACCGATGCCATCGCCAGGGAAGTCGTTCAGGGCTCGGCGACCGACGATGACGCCGTCATCGGGCTGGTGCGTTCCATCCCGCCGGGCCGCCGGAGCCTCCTGCAGCCGGTGCCCGAGGTCGCCGACGCACTCGAGGCCTCCGAGACGTCGATCCGCCGTGAGCTCACCGAGTCCCGCCGGAGGGACGCCGAACTCGTCGTGCTCGAATCCGGAGGTTCCATCACGCTGACGCTGCGCAGCGACGGCGACGCATCGGATGTACCGGCGCTCTTCGACGAGTCGACGGGTCTCGTGGTTGCACTTCGCCCCGTTCGCGAAGGCGCCGGCCGAGCGGACGACCGACCGATCGTACGCGGGCGCATCTCGGCGGGCCGAGTCCCTCCCGCACGCGCACTCCGGCCGGTGCTCCTGAACCGGGAGAACGGTCGCGTCATGAGCATCCGGTTCGCGGCTCGAACACCTGAGTACAGTCCGTTCGACCGATTCCTGCTGCACTTCGACGACCGCGGGGTCCTCATCGAACGACGGGCCACCTGGCTCGTCCGTGCCGCACGCCGCGGCGCACGCGCCGCGAGGCGCCGTCTCCCGTTCTCCGCGCGGTAG
- a CDS encoding glycosyltransferase family 4 protein, which produces MRTLHRVLVFPAWGDNPYLNLMSLAPRASGYEFRGATLFESLLKMAGELEPNDVLHLHWTAPILQRAATEAEAEAGLARFRELLDGLRDRSIRVIWTVHNQLPHELAYRDAEIALYRLLAERADAIHVMSPSTAAVLAGICELPSDRIRQIPHPSYLGVYGVPPSRSEARRALGVEQLAPTVLFLGQMRPYKGLGTLLGALRLLSEEGRPLPTLLLAGAATPEVRAEIESLIPEGLDVVSKFEFVPDGEVSTWFAAADLAVFPYTAILNSGSVHLSAAFGVPAMLPNEAHLVEQFGDEPWVGFFDVEDSVCSMADEISRRLADLGGADHDERFGGFNEAISPWRISVKYSALLDEVTAATA; this is translated from the coding sequence ATGCGCACGCTTCATCGAGTTCTCGTGTTCCCCGCGTGGGGCGACAACCCCTACCTGAACCTCATGAGCCTCGCCCCGCGAGCGAGTGGCTACGAGTTCCGAGGCGCAACCCTGTTCGAGTCGCTGCTGAAAATGGCCGGTGAACTCGAGCCGAACGACGTGCTGCACCTGCACTGGACCGCGCCGATCCTCCAGCGTGCGGCGACCGAGGCCGAGGCCGAAGCGGGACTGGCCCGATTCAGGGAGCTCCTCGATGGGCTCCGCGACCGCTCGATCCGCGTGATCTGGACCGTGCACAACCAGCTCCCGCACGAACTCGCCTATCGCGATGCCGAAATCGCCCTGTATCGTCTGCTCGCCGAGCGCGCCGACGCCATCCACGTGATGTCACCGTCGACGGCCGCGGTGCTCGCCGGCATCTGCGAGTTGCCGTCGGACCGGATCAGGCAGATTCCCCATCCGAGCTATCTCGGGGTGTACGGCGTGCCGCCGTCGAGGAGCGAGGCGCGCCGCGCCCTCGGGGTCGAGCAGCTCGCGCCGACGGTGTTGTTCCTCGGTCAGATGCGCCCCTACAAGGGGCTCGGCACCCTGCTCGGAGCACTGCGGCTGCTGTCCGAGGAAGGCCGGCCGTTGCCGACGCTTCTGCTCGCGGGCGCAGCCACTCCCGAGGTGCGCGCAGAGATCGAGTCCCTCATTCCCGAAGGCCTCGATGTCGTGTCGAAGTTCGAATTCGTTCCGGACGGAGAGGTCAGCACCTGGTTCGCCGCTGCCGACCTCGCGGTCTTCCCATACACGGCCATCCTCAATTCGGGGAGTGTGCATCTCTCCGCGGCATTCGGGGTGCCCGCCATGCTGCCGAACGAAGCGCACTTGGTGGAGCAGTTCGGCGATGAGCCCTGGGTCGGATTCTTCGATGTCGAGGATTCGGTCTGCTCGATGGCCGACGAGATCTCCCGTCGTCTTGCCGATCTCGGCGGAGCCGACCACGACGAGCGGTTCGGCGGGTTCAACGAGGCCATCTCGCCGTGGCGGATCTCGGTGAAGTACTCCGCCCTGCTCGACGAGGTCACGGCGGCGACCGCCTAG
- a CDS encoding glycosyltransferase family protein has translation MTRASTDADPRPPAPQRRYPPLFAGLPVVVWMLCGLFVASMLAWSITKATYNSPDEHKHVAAALYWAEFHEWPGFKEMPMMLSVMRSHDAVSADERDAGNAASRQDRPSFADLTSEELVSGKTINQMTQHPPLYYIVLGQLHDWVPSETPADLEVWLMRGLSVLIMAPLPLLAAALARRLGGSRPVIVIAAASTALLPGLASIGGTVNNDNLLTAASSWALLGAGCVLSGDLRLRTATWIGLALAVALMSKAFAIPVALAVALAYLVTIVRTRAVRSGIIAATVAGCVAMLGGWWWVRNLLLYGTLQPAGTAAPLPDGPLPLVDALTIYLDQFVRVFFTRYWAGFDSSGSEDPALWPFLALSVVAVLVVVVALIVPTPSRPRGGALNVIVMLTPFALTLASLLYSTIRITMSTGYPAGVQGRYLYCAIIGMTTVVALSLGWLLPRRAQMIGMLVVTAGGLALTAWRSWTAVVNSWAPAAHDLMEHFRALFAWSPLPYAASMSCFLLLAGSILIVAVFTVREFRLEMGSDSEPTLGAGSDRGRSDAGAPAGSTAQLEAIAAPDRS, from the coding sequence GTGACCCGTGCCTCGACCGATGCAGATCCCAGGCCGCCCGCTCCTCAGCGCCGTTACCCGCCGCTGTTCGCCGGCCTGCCCGTGGTCGTGTGGATGCTGTGCGGCCTGTTCGTGGCATCGATGCTGGCCTGGTCGATCACGAAGGCGACCTACAACTCCCCCGACGAGCACAAGCACGTCGCCGCTGCCCTGTACTGGGCTGAGTTCCACGAATGGCCGGGCTTCAAAGAGATGCCGATGATGCTGAGCGTCATGCGCAGCCATGACGCCGTCTCGGCCGACGAACGCGACGCCGGCAATGCCGCTTCCCGACAGGATCGGCCTTCGTTCGCCGACCTCACCAGCGAGGAGCTCGTGAGCGGCAAGACGATCAATCAGATGACGCAGCACCCGCCGCTGTACTACATCGTCCTCGGCCAACTGCACGATTGGGTTCCGTCGGAGACTCCGGCGGACCTCGAAGTCTGGTTGATGAGAGGCCTGTCCGTGCTCATCATGGCGCCCCTCCCGCTCCTGGCCGCCGCGCTCGCGCGCCGTCTGGGCGGTTCGCGACCGGTGATCGTGATCGCCGCGGCTTCCACCGCGCTGCTGCCCGGGCTCGCGTCGATCGGCGGCACGGTGAACAACGACAATCTCCTCACCGCGGCCTCGTCCTGGGCGCTCCTCGGTGCCGGGTGCGTTCTGAGCGGCGATCTGCGACTGCGAACCGCAACATGGATCGGTCTCGCCCTCGCCGTGGCGCTCATGTCGAAGGCCTTCGCGATTCCGGTGGCGCTCGCCGTTGCGCTCGCCTACCTGGTGACCATCGTCCGCACGCGCGCCGTCCGATCGGGCATCATCGCAGCGACCGTTGCCGGTTGCGTCGCCATGCTCGGCGGATGGTGGTGGGTGCGCAACCTGCTCCTTTACGGAACGCTGCAGCCGGCGGGCACCGCGGCTCCCCTCCCGGACGGTCCGCTTCCCCTGGTGGACGCACTGACGATCTACCTCGACCAGTTCGTCCGGGTGTTCTTCACCCGTTACTGGGCCGGGTTCGATTCCTCCGGGAGCGAGGATCCTGCACTCTGGCCCTTCCTGGCGCTCAGCGTGGTCGCCGTCCTGGTCGTCGTGGTCGCACTGATCGTGCCGACCCCGTCGAGGCCACGCGGAGGGGCGCTCAACGTGATCGTCATGCTCACACCCTTCGCGCTCACCCTCGCGAGCCTGCTGTACTCGACCATCCGCATCACGATGAGCACCGGCTATCCGGCCGGCGTGCAGGGACGCTACCTCTACTGCGCGATCATCGGGATGACCACGGTCGTCGCACTCTCGCTCGGGTGGCTTCTGCCGCGCCGCGCGCAGATGATCGGGATGCTGGTCGTAACCGCCGGTGGGCTCGCGCTCACCGCCTGGCGCTCGTGGACCGCCGTCGTCAACAGTTGGGCGCCCGCAGCTCACGACCTGATGGAGCACTTCCGAGCGCTCTTCGCCTGGTCGCCGCTCCCCTATGCCGCATCGATGTCGTGTTTCCTGCTCCTTGCGGGATCGATTCTGATCGTGGCGGTGTTCACCGTGCGCGAGTTCCGCCTCGAGATGGGGTCCGACTCCGAGCCGACGCTCGGCGCAGGCTCCGACCGGGGGCGAAGCGATGCGGGGGCCCCGGCTGGATCGACCGCTCAGCTCGAGGCGATCGCCGCGCCTGATCGCAGTTAG
- a CDS encoding lysylphosphatidylglycerol synthase domain-containing protein, producing the protein MMARWSRRSRTVVRWTASIAIIAIVGYFFASALAANWEQVVELDIQFNAWSVGAIVLFAVAVPLSGLLWWQMLRMLTTTRVRVLEVVAVQCLSWILKYVPGQVGSVANKLVWAHGRGISKSLVAITFVYENAFLLTASIVPSVAILLASLGSQIFVDNATSLLLPLLVLIPFVVIANPRWFHWIVSQLIRRTLKREVPAEYFLSSRQGLLLQLEFFVPRALNGIGFLFVGASVLDLAPNTWLPLASAYVLAGAIGILAFFVPSGLGVREAVIVLIASQYMPTAQAVVLALLSRLFATAADALVAALYGILRLIDRKKGLSPQ; encoded by the coding sequence ATGATGGCGCGGTGGTCTCGGCGTAGCAGGACCGTCGTCCGCTGGACCGCATCGATCGCGATCATCGCGATCGTCGGGTACTTCTTCGCGTCCGCCCTCGCCGCCAACTGGGAGCAGGTCGTCGAGCTCGACATCCAGTTCAACGCCTGGAGCGTCGGCGCGATCGTGCTGTTCGCCGTCGCCGTCCCGCTCTCGGGACTCCTCTGGTGGCAGATGCTGCGGATGCTGACCACGACACGGGTGCGGGTGCTCGAGGTGGTCGCCGTCCAGTGCCTGTCGTGGATCCTCAAGTACGTTCCCGGCCAGGTGGGCTCGGTCGCGAACAAGCTCGTGTGGGCGCACGGGCGCGGCATCAGCAAGTCGCTCGTCGCGATCACGTTCGTCTACGAGAACGCCTTCCTGCTGACCGCATCGATCGTTCCCTCCGTGGCGATCCTGCTCGCCTCGCTCGGCTCGCAGATCTTCGTCGACAACGCGACCTCGCTGCTCCTGCCCCTCCTCGTGCTCATCCCGTTCGTCGTGATCGCGAACCCCAGGTGGTTCCACTGGATCGTCTCGCAGCTGATTCGTCGCACGTTGAAGCGCGAGGTCCCTGCGGAGTACTTCCTGAGTTCGCGGCAGGGCCTCCTGCTCCAACTCGAGTTCTTCGTTCCCCGAGCGTTGAACGGAATCGGATTCCTGTTCGTCGGCGCATCGGTGCTCGACCTGGCGCCGAACACGTGGCTCCCGCTCGCGTCGGCATACGTACTGGCAGGCGCGATCGGCATCCTCGCGTTCTTCGTCCCCTCGGGCCTGGGCGTGCGGGAGGCTGTGATCGTGCTGATCGCCTCCCAGTACATGCCGACCGCCCAAGCGGTGGTGCTCGCGCTGCTCAGCCGGCTGTTCGCCACCGCGGCCGACGCGCTCGTCGCCGCGCTCTACGGAATCCTCCGCCTCATCGACCGCAAGAAAGGCCTCAGCCCGCAATGA
- a CDS encoding polysaccharide pyruvyl transferase family protein, with product MTSIVIIGSALSGNKGAAAMLESAIDTLGARLPDARFTLLSMYPDRDAALNTYPNLEIVPADPIQLGVGINSLALLHRILPPLRSTIQRRSRAIRALANADVLLDQGGITFTDGREKFLLYNVASILPAFNTKTPVFKCAQAIGPFKNPINRWASKTFLPKVDTIVTRGAITQRFADGLGLTNTFPGADYAFSLELRGDERSSLAGRIDLEGLSGERRLVGISPSVVLQKKVEARGGDYVAMMAGLARRMVDAGYDVLVLPHSARTGTEKTHNNDLPLCREIVTRIGESPNVHFVADELTSQELRFLIGMCAFFVTSRFHAMISSLSMGVPTLVIGWSHKYEEVLEMFELQDWAIGSADATEESVWARFGSLVEAEPEVRAHLAEHLPEVKARSLKQADLIADLVRTSSVGNPA from the coding sequence ATGACCTCCATCGTGATCATCGGTTCCGCGCTCTCAGGCAACAAGGGTGCAGCAGCGATGCTCGAGAGCGCCATCGACACGCTCGGCGCACGCCTGCCGGACGCACGGTTCACCCTGCTCAGCATGTATCCCGATCGGGATGCAGCGCTGAACACGTACCCGAACCTCGAGATCGTCCCCGCAGATCCGATCCAGCTCGGCGTCGGCATCAACTCGCTCGCCCTGTTGCACCGGATTCTGCCGCCGCTGCGCTCGACGATCCAGCGACGGTCGCGCGCCATCCGTGCGTTGGCGAACGCCGACGTACTGCTCGATCAGGGCGGAATCACCTTCACCGACGGTCGTGAGAAGTTCCTGCTCTACAACGTCGCATCCATCCTTCCGGCCTTCAACACGAAGACACCGGTGTTCAAGTGCGCGCAGGCGATCGGCCCGTTCAAGAACCCGATCAACCGTTGGGCGTCGAAGACCTTCCTGCCCAAGGTCGACACGATCGTGACGCGAGGTGCCATCACCCAGCGCTTCGCCGACGGGCTCGGGTTGACGAACACCTTTCCGGGGGCGGACTACGCCTTCTCGCTCGAGCTCCGGGGCGACGAGCGGTCCTCGCTCGCGGGGCGGATCGACCTCGAAGGACTGTCGGGCGAGCGCCGGCTCGTCGGCATCTCCCCGAGTGTCGTGCTCCAGAAGAAGGTCGAAGCCCGCGGCGGCGACTACGTCGCGATGATGGCGGGATTGGCGCGACGCATGGTCGACGCCGGTTACGACGTCCTCGTTCTGCCGCACAGTGCACGAACCGGCACCGAGAAGACGCACAACAACGACCTTCCCCTCTGCCGGGAGATCGTCACGCGGATCGGCGAGTCGCCGAACGTGCATTTCGTCGCCGACGAACTGACGTCGCAGGAGCTGCGCTTCCTCATCGGCATGTGCGCCTTCTTCGTGACCAGCAGGTTCCACGCGATGATCTCGAGCCTCTCGATGGGGGTGCCGACCCTCGTCATCGGCTGGAGCCACAAGTACGAGGAAGTCCTCGAGATGTTCGAGCTTCAGGATTGGGCGATCGGAAGCGCCGACGCGACCGAGGAATCGGTCTGGGCCCGATTCGGATCGCTGGTGGAGGCGGAGCCGGAGGTTCGCGCCCACCTGGCCGAGCACCTGCCTGAGGTGAAGGCTCGCTCGCTCAAGCAGGCGGACCTCATCGCTGACCTGGTGAGGACGTCCTCGGTCGGCAACCCGGCTTGA
- a CDS encoding nitroreductase family protein: MLNRVKRLVYALLAVPWIRKAYEFANTVVLETFGSSRILTHILYFFAFLTFNREQSAVLRGRRDYYRNKRSSTRRTRVELRRNVHRLEKALLMRPRRAVFATDYIGETIEFYTKAHAQCSLDDAGIDPGEISWAHDVLATYFNSISEPNPTIDAARAAFAGLSLPTTGERRPYSRVTSPDSEVSYDDLLTLAHRRRSVRWFEQRPVPRELIDQAFMVARQAPTACNRMPYEFRVFDDPELVRTVSAIPFGAAGYAENIPTIIVVIGKLDSYFSPRDRHAIYVDAALASMSFMFALETLGLSSSVINWPDFEPLESRMQKTLKLGMPDRVVMLIAVGYADPDGVVAYSQKKELDTFRSYNVAG; the protein is encoded by the coding sequence ATGTTGAATCGCGTCAAGCGTCTCGTCTATGCGCTCCTCGCCGTCCCGTGGATCCGCAAGGCGTACGAATTCGCGAACACCGTGGTGCTCGAGACCTTCGGATCGAGCCGGATCCTCACGCACATCCTCTATTTCTTCGCGTTCCTCACGTTCAACCGCGAACAGTCGGCGGTGCTTCGGGGCCGGCGTGACTACTACCGCAACAAGCGGTCCTCGACGCGCCGCACCAGGGTCGAACTCCGCCGGAACGTGCACCGCCTCGAGAAGGCACTGCTCATGCGACCGCGCCGTGCGGTCTTCGCCACCGACTACATCGGCGAGACGATCGAGTTCTACACGAAGGCGCACGCCCAGTGCTCCCTCGACGATGCAGGTATCGACCCCGGCGAGATCTCCTGGGCGCACGACGTCCTGGCGACGTACTTCAACTCGATCTCCGAGCCCAACCCGACCATCGACGCGGCGCGCGCCGCGTTCGCCGGCCTGAGCCTGCCGACGACCGGTGAGCGGCGACCGTACTCGCGGGTCACGAGTCCCGACTCGGAGGTCTCGTACGACGATCTCCTCACGCTCGCGCACCGCCGCCGATCGGTGCGGTGGTTCGAGCAGCGTCCCGTGCCGAGAGAGCTCATCGACCAGGCGTTCATGGTGGCGCGGCAGGCACCGACGGCCTGCAACCGCATGCCGTACGAGTTCCGCGTGTTCGACGACCCGGAGCTGGTGCGGACCGTCTCGGCGATCCCCTTCGGCGCCGCAGGTTACGCCGAGAACATCCCCACGATCATCGTGGTCATCGGCAAGCTCGACTCGTACTTCAGCCCCCGCGACCGTCACGCGATCTACGTCGACGCGGCGCTGGCATCGATGTCGTTCATGTTCGCACTCGAAACGCTCGGCCTGAGTTCCAGCGTCATCAACTGGCCCGACTTCGAGCCGCTCGAGTCACGTATGCAGAAGACGCTCAAGCTCGGCATGCCCGACCGCGTCGTGATGCTCATCGCAGTCGGGTACGCAGATCCTGATGGCGTCGTCGCCTACTCGCAGAAGAAGGAACTCGACACCTTCCGCTCGTACAACGTCGCTGGATGA